A portion of the Vicingus serpentipes genome contains these proteins:
- a CDS encoding glycoside hydrolase family 88 protein, giving the protein MDIFQSRNNLQAYIESENFKGYDPYDTLNSPIPFHWLGKWGPILAIQFQKRNPFNIRNLLGINKDYNPKAIGLLLHTYSLDYQKNKSETTLTKMEFLFTWLIDNKTKGFDEYCWGYNFDWASPVKFLEKFSPTIVVSGFVSKGVFEYYQATKNPKALEVLKSIGDFTEHKLTWSKTEKGCCVSYSTKAVDCCYNANMLGAELYARLYFLTKEEKYKDLACKMTDFTIAYQKDSGLWNYSIDLKTGKERTQIDFHQGYVLDSIHYVLKYCGENASYLNALKLGAAYYFKNQFKETGQSIFRVPNEYPVEIHNQSQGIITFTRLSYLSADYSVFSATIANWTIKNMQSKKGFFYYKKYPLYTIKTPFMRWSQAWMFLALTELKNAQNG; this is encoded by the coding sequence GTGGATATTTTTCAATCACGAAATAATCTTCAGGCTTATATAGAATCTGAAAATTTTAAGGGGTATGACCCTTATGACACCTTGAATTCTCCTATACCTTTTCATTGGTTAGGGAAGTGGGGGCCAATTTTGGCTATTCAATTTCAGAAAAGAAATCCATTTAACATTAGAAATCTTTTAGGTATAAATAAAGATTATAATCCGAAAGCAATTGGGTTGCTCTTGCATACTTATTCTTTAGATTATCAGAAAAATAAAAGCGAAACAACATTAACCAAAATGGAGTTTCTTTTTACTTGGTTAATCGATAACAAAACCAAAGGGTTTGATGAATATTGTTGGGGGTATAATTTTGATTGGGCAAGTCCAGTTAAGTTTTTAGAAAAATTTTCTCCAACAATAGTGGTTAGTGGATTTGTATCTAAAGGAGTTTTTGAATATTACCAAGCTACTAAAAATCCTAAAGCTTTAGAGGTTTTAAAAAGCATAGGTGATTTTACTGAACATAAGTTGACTTGGAGTAAGACAGAAAAAGGGTGTTGTGTAAGTTACAGCACAAAAGCTGTAGATTGTTGTTACAATGCTAATATGTTAGGAGCAGAGTTGTATGCAAGATTATATTTTTTAACTAAAGAAGAAAAGTATAAAGATTTAGCATGTAAAATGACAGATTTTACAATTGCTTATCAAAAAGACTCTGGTTTATGGAATTATAGTATTGATTTAAAAACAGGAAAAGAGCGAACCCAAATTGATTTTCATCAAGGATATGTGTTGGATTCGATTCATTATGTTTTAAAATATTGTGGAGAAAACGCTAGTTATTTAAATGCACTTAAACTTGGTGCAGCTTATTATTTCAAAAATCAGTTTAAAGAAACAGGTCAATCTATTTTTAGAGTTCCCAATGAATATCCAGTAGAAATTCATAACCAATCACAAGGAATAATTACCTTCACAAGGTTGTCTTATTTGTCGGCAGACTATTCAGTTTTTTCTGCTACTATTGCTAATTGGACTATAAAAAATATGCAGAGTAAAAAAGGGTTCTTCTATTATAAAAAGTATCCTTTGTATACGATAAAAACTCCTTTTATGCGTTGGAGCCAAGCATGGATGTTCTTAGCGTTAACAGAGTTAAAAAATGCTCAAAATGGCTAA